One stretch of Priestia megaterium DNA includes these proteins:
- a CDS encoding aldehyde dehydrogenase family protein: MQNLGAKKVEMSPKVVEFLKGVKQLYINGEWVDSVSGKTFETVNPATGEKLADVAEANPEDIDRAVRAAREAFDHGPWTRMSAAERSRLIYKLADLMETHQLELAQLETLDNGKPIRETSNADIPLAIEHFRYFAGWSTKMVGQTIPVQGAYFNYTRYEPVGVVGQIIPWNFPLLMAAWKLGAALATGCTIVLKPAEQTPLSALYLARLADEAGFPKGVLNIVPGYGKTAGEPLVHHDLVDKIAFTGSTAVGKAIMKQASDSLKRVTLELGGKSPNIILPDADLTKAVPGALSGIMFNQGQVCCAGSRLYVQKSLYDNVVADLVSQTKSIKQGNGLADETTMGPLVSAQQQKRVKTYIDKGIEEGAEVLAGGNIPFDQGYFVEPTIFADVDHSMTIAREEIFGPVVAAMPFDDLDDLIAKANDTAYGLAAGVWTQDLKKAHYIAHGIKAGTVWVNCYNVFDAASPFGGYKQSGIGREMGSYALDNYTEVKSVWINME; the protein is encoded by the coding sequence ATGCAAAATCTTGGAGCGAAAAAAGTTGAAATGAGTCCGAAAGTAGTGGAATTTTTAAAAGGAGTTAAACAGCTATACATTAACGGTGAGTGGGTAGACTCTGTTTCAGGAAAAACGTTTGAAACAGTAAATCCAGCAACGGGTGAAAAGTTGGCAGATGTAGCTGAAGCAAATCCAGAGGATATTGATCGTGCCGTGAGAGCGGCTAGAGAAGCATTTGATCATGGACCCTGGACAAGGATGTCAGCAGCTGAAAGAAGCCGACTCATATATAAATTAGCTGATTTAATGGAAACACATCAATTGGAACTTGCGCAGCTTGAAACGCTTGATAACGGAAAACCAATTCGTGAAACATCAAATGCAGACATTCCATTAGCAATTGAACATTTCCGCTACTTTGCAGGGTGGTCAACTAAAATGGTTGGACAAACTATTCCTGTGCAAGGAGCGTATTTTAACTATACAAGATATGAACCAGTAGGAGTTGTTGGCCAAATCATTCCGTGGAACTTCCCTCTTCTAATGGCCGCTTGGAAGCTCGGAGCCGCTTTGGCGACTGGATGTACAATCGTGCTCAAACCAGCAGAGCAAACGCCGCTTTCTGCACTTTACTTGGCTAGACTAGCAGATGAAGCAGGGTTCCCAAAAGGCGTATTAAATATTGTGCCCGGCTACGGGAAAACAGCAGGTGAGCCGCTCGTTCATCATGATCTCGTAGATAAAATTGCTTTTACGGGATCTACTGCTGTCGGAAAAGCAATTATGAAACAAGCTAGCGACTCTTTAAAGCGTGTGACGTTAGAGCTTGGAGGTAAATCACCAAACATTATCCTGCCGGATGCAGACTTAACAAAAGCAGTTCCTGGTGCGCTTTCAGGTATTATGTTTAATCAGGGACAAGTATGTTGTGCTGGAAGTCGTCTGTATGTCCAAAAAAGCTTATATGATAATGTCGTAGCTGATTTAGTTTCTCAAACGAAATCTATTAAACAAGGAAATGGATTAGCAGATGAGACAACAATGGGTCCACTTGTATCTGCGCAGCAGCAAAAACGAGTAAAAACCTATATTGATAAAGGAATTGAAGAAGGAGCGGAAGTACTCGCAGGAGGAAACATTCCATTTGATCAAGGCTATTTCGTAGAACCGACTATCTTTGCAGATGTCGATCATTCGATGACGATTGCTCGTGAAGAAATCTTCGGTCCGGTTGTAGCTGCTATGCCGTTTGATGATCTTGATGATTTGATTGCCAAAGCAAATGATACAGCGTATGGTCTAGCAGCAGGCGTCTGGACACAGGATTTAAAGAAAGCACACTATATTGCTCATGGTATTAAAGCGGGTACAGTTTGGGTGAACTGTTACAACGTATTTGATGCAGCAAGCCCGTTTGGAGGTTATAAACAGTCGGGAATTGGTCGTGAAATGGGAAGCTATGCGCTTGATAATTACACTGAAGTGAAAAGCGTATGGATCAATATGGAATAA
- a CDS encoding cytochrome P450 — translation MITLPVIQGPSSYKLTGHLQKFRENPLGFLENLTQYGEIATFRVAHKRFYVTRDPQLIKDVVITNSKAFQKIKLTHMFKTLIGEEMLWTDEALYMSPIQPSQLKQHLIYNKEAIAKIIEKHTETWEEGQLRTIVKDIRQIVVAVLLQLVFGISIEDKDKIHYVQALMRKKEKLGKIYIRLPLHQPDSDEQLEQLLFERVQMRVQNKTEGNDLLQYILISCGEDIDEREIYEQLNSIFLSMYEMITHVCSWSIHLLSQNTREHLQLHKEIQAYASGESLSTKNLIYMRKIIAESMRLYPPLWLFGRQAREDIQIDGYSIKKGEIMLISPYMMHRHEDYFLEPSEFLPDRFEKGGSIDVPSYMYMPLGIEHQAERGMDYITEIVTIFLSEMTKRFLFQLTKPESIAPMAGVMLNMKEELNVNVHKVHTQS, via the coding sequence GTGATAACATTGCCGGTTATACAGGGCCCCTCGTCGTATAAGCTTACCGGTCACCTGCAAAAGTTTAGAGAGAACCCACTGGGTTTTTTGGAAAACTTGACTCAGTATGGAGAAATTGCAACATTTAGAGTTGCGCACAAACGCTTTTATGTAACGAGAGACCCTCAACTTATTAAAGATGTAGTCATTACAAACAGCAAGGCGTTTCAAAAAATTAAACTAACGCATATGTTTAAAACGCTGATAGGTGAAGAAATGTTATGGACAGATGAAGCATTATACATGAGCCCCATTCAACCCTCACAACTTAAACAACATCTAATTTATAATAAGGAAGCAATAGCAAAAATAATTGAAAAGCATACAGAAACGTGGGAAGAAGGGCAGCTTCGAACGATAGTAAAAGACATAAGACAGATAGTCGTAGCTGTACTCCTTCAACTTGTATTTGGCATTTCGATTGAGGATAAAGATAAAATTCACTATGTTCAAGCGCTTATGAGAAAAAAAGAAAAGTTAGGAAAAATTTATATTCGTCTACCTTTGCACCAGCCTGACTCAGATGAGCAGCTAGAACAACTCCTTTTTGAACGTGTTCAAATGCGTGTTCAAAACAAAACCGAAGGAAATGATTTACTGCAGTATATATTGATTTCTTGCGGAGAAGACATCGATGAAAGAGAAATATACGAACAGCTAAATTCTATATTCCTTTCGATGTATGAAATGATTACGCACGTATGCAGCTGGTCTATTCATTTACTGTCTCAAAATACTAGGGAGCACCTTCAGCTGCATAAAGAAATTCAAGCCTATGCTAGCGGTGAATCACTTTCAACCAAAAATCTGATCTATATGCGCAAAATAATTGCTGAAAGCATGAGGTTATATCCGCCTCTTTGGCTATTTGGGCGTCAAGCACGTGAAGATATACAAATAGATGGTTACAGTATTAAAAAAGGGGAGATTATGTTAATTAGCCCTTATATGATGCATCGCCATGAAGATTATTTTTTAGAGCCAAGTGAATTTTTACCTGACCGTTTTGAAAAAGGAGGGTCCATTGATGTCCCAAGCTATATGTATATGCCGCTTGGGATTGAGCATCAAGCAGAAAGGGGCATGGACTATATCACTGAAATAGTAACCATTTTTCTGTCAGAAATGACAAAGCGCTTTTTATTTCAGCTGACTAAGCCCGAGTCTATTGCTCCAATGGCGGGCGTAATGCTGAATATGAAAGAAGAACTGAATGTGAATGTTCACAAAGTTCACACGCAGTCTTGA